The sequence ttttgtttttggtttcaaaattttgtgcataaaaacacaactaaattcaaagtgtgtgtgcaaatgagttttcaataagtgtacatttttcagtttttcatagttaaggaattgacgtTTTCTCTGCTTTGCACTTAAAAACCCtctgtaataaattaaacttttaataacaatcaataactctgaaatgaacacttttcgccatgatataaaattaaaacgcttggaacaggagcaacacttttgtgactacataaaccctgtttcaatcttttacgtctctgcacagaaccctaattgaccgttttcaaccaaaacaacaatggcaacccagattttcccgttatgctcacttaaaagccaaattaaacttccttaaccctaacgccatagtcgtaaccatacccatatccataaccatctcaatgtgatcgattaatggtgccttaacctaaaaatcgtaaaaatttcataaaaattatgaaaacggaaaaaattacaaacatattccacaaaaaataagtatcttagtcataacgtatccaaaacaatgaagaaaatctaaaaaggggtattaaattcaccaacccaaatatttttaggttatggatatggcgagaaaccaaaaaccaattgaatggctatggcgttagcgttatggtatggcacaattaatcgattacattcctttccataaggtaggttcgatcagctgatttatctggttatggctttatggttataagtcaccattaattcgcccttaagcgagtgcctgtcagaaagaaagccggagtcattggtgccgtatgtcgtatcgctgtatccgtatccctaacgtaatcagctgtttatcgttacgacggtaaaccaaaacccaattggttggctacgatacggttacgaccttagcggcaccaataatcgattgcattgattctcataaggttggtcgaatcagctgttaaaaggttaccgatacggttaccgataaagcaccaatgtctcccgctgaagtcaacacacttgtacttgtacactatgatcctgtcaggcagttgacagataagataacacacttagttatcattcacaatgatggcTACTTTTAAGCGTTTTGGCAGGTTGTTCAAAATGCGACGTATAGGGCCGGTAATCTTCGgcaggtgatagaaagagatacagaatgagaccatgGCAGTcaaattttgacgtctatgcagaagttatcacaatCGTCTTATCCATTGACATTTTCTGCGATGCATTTTATATACACAGGATGGgaatcattgtgaatcaaactaagtgtgatatcttagccgtcaactgcctgacaggatgttcaatatggcggcgcatagggccggctatcttcagcgggtgatagaaagagatacagaatgagacagcgatagtcaattacaaatcaggtgatgcAGTCACTATGGAATTTTAACGTCTatcccatggttcaattatgtacaggttggctcatctcatcagctgattttatttatgtcattgcatggtcgaagggattgtcaaaaggagatggcaaactcaaaatgaaaccaacacattggcaacattttacttacacatacaaaaactgctaagttttatgtttccattccataccattcgcaccaacaccaatacacagattttgacaatttgaacagacatattgtgttgctttacagatgagccaacctgtatatagttgaaccatgcgtCTATCCAGAAGATTTCACAtttagcattgtttactatatagtttggcagcttaagtagaggttatgttgcgaatagagtggaaggcagtggactaggcagccgaatgtcatataatgaaggaatggtgctcggagttttttcaaagttaaaaaaaaaaatgataaaagctttaataaaaataaaactattgttttaataacaacaaaaacgccttatatattctacgTACAtaaattggtaaggattatctcactttaaaatttgagttaaataatctaaagtttttgtttgaaactgagtcgagaactgtgcgtgtgaatgtgcgaattttcaccgatcagctgttagttgcgctacttggtaaaatttacaatgacatttagtttgattcacaatgacgGGAATAACATAAAATTAAATCTGGCATCTTTgtgaaaataaacaaagaaaattcGATATCACCGCAGCAAAAAAGGCAAAATATTtggtaaaattaacaaaataaattcaaaatagcACCAAATTGCATACTTTCAACGGAGATTTTGTTAAGCTACCTATATACAAAAAAAGAATTGAGCTTAAGAAGACACTGCATTTGAGAGCAGATAAGGACGAAAATAATTACAACAGGGAGAGTAGAGCAAAACAATTGTTTGGTAATACATCTTATTGCATTTTAGGAGAAAAAGGTGAGGCGTAAAATACGCACTGATATTAATGCCCCAAATAATAAATTCTTGTACATTAGTTCGTCGTCCCTAAAATGCAAAACGCTGATGTAGAGGCCTTGAATGCCGTTGAAAAGGAATTGGATCGCGTTATAGCGAAATTCACCGATATACGTGAAAATGCGGCAGCTGAAATAGGTGATGTCGCTAAACTATTAGAAGAATTGATGAAAGTGTTAAATCAAGCAGAGCGCGAAATGACGGGCACAATTAATACGAGTACACAAGTGGATGCGCCATCCGATGTAGATGATCCAATGCCGGACGAGGCGGATATGCAAGTTGAAATGGAACGTTAGTTTTTGAAAATTACGATACATACGCAAACGTCATTggcactattttttttttgaatttttccatcTTTTTAGCCGCAACTCCACGTCTAAACGAGTCACAAGTTAAATACGTGCTCGACACGTTACATAAAGCCAATGAAAAGTTACAACGTATCTCTGCGGAACATCGTGATCTGCACGGCGCTGTTTCGAAAGTAGGCAAAGCTATTGATCGCAATTTTGTCTCCGATTTTACATCAACAATACGTGTTGATGCGTTGCAAGATgaagaaaatttaatgttattgaaTAAAGTAATGGCGAAGCATTACTGCCGTCAAGGTATGGATGATGTAGCGCGTTTGTTGATTAAAGAGTCTGGCATGCCCGCAGAAATGGCACAGGAGGTGTTCGATTCAGAAAGCAGTTTTGCTGAAATATATCGCATTTGGAAAGGTATACAACAGCAAGAGTTGGGTCCAGCTTTGGAATGGGCTACGCGTTATTCCAAAGAGTTAATTGCTAAAAATTCAACTCTTGAATTCAAATTACATCGCCTagcatttttgcaaataatgtcGCGTGGCATTAGCGCACAAGCTGAGGCTATAGCTTATGCACgcaaaaatttcaataaatttattgATCGTTTCGAAAATGAAATACCAAATTTAATGGGTTGCTTCATATACTTGCCCATTGGTATTGATAAGTCGCCATATAAGCATTTAATATCACCAGAAGTATGGATGGAGGCTTCGTATGTCTTT is a genomic window of Eurosta solidaginis isolate ZX-2024a chromosome 4, ASM4086904v1, whole genome shotgun sequence containing:
- the Sou gene encoding E3 ubiquitin-protein ligase RMND5A; this encodes MQNADVEALNAVEKELDRVIAKFTDIRENAAAEIGDVAKLLEELMKVLNQAEREMTGTINTSTQVDAPSDVDDPMPDEADMQVEMEPATPRLNESQVKYVLDTLHKANEKLQRISAEHRDLHGAVSKVGKAIDRNFVSDFTSTIRVDALQDEENLMLLNKVMAKHYCRQGMDDVARLLIKESGMPAEMAQEVFDSESSFAEIYRIWKGIQQQELGPALEWATRYSKELIAKNSTLEFKLHRLAFLQIMSRGISAQAEAIAYARKNFNKFIDRFENEIPNLMGCFIYLPIGIDKSPYKHLISPEVWMEASYVFMKDACHTLGISKNSALSVVINAGCTALPALLNIKQVMQSRQVLSIWNARDELPIEIDLDPEYRYHSIFACPILRQQTTEENPPKRLTCGHVISNDALHKLSNGHILKCPYCPVEQNADDAVRIYF